A single genomic interval of Rhododendron vialii isolate Sample 1 chromosome 3a, ASM3025357v1 harbors:
- the LOC131321151 gene encoding uncharacterized protein LOC131321151: MTVTPTDFAAITGLRVGGDPIPFDSGIQEDEAALECKVHLSYLHALIDLRTASHFDWGGATLGAAYGFMGNSSRTEMSTAGYWRIWELWAYEVEWDPWKSAFGWQWYLGDRVTRQSLGYAGFQVPRPLPPRASHTGEYTLAELEIFTRPDTDLTRYLRPGMDCAVYQRERLAGPLRVREFRKVRSQARGAAEERRAIIVRQSSGESRVRRGPSGLVRGGPPELTWQIAVVDSQGNPAELHLAPARVEQAPVTVPVPNEWVNEAVRRMLALENVIRRAASGLPLDLRYPPPAAQRPQAQGRAAPRRKSAREPPQKKLATRTSAPPPTTRPQMRGVQPTAASEKAAREAVARAEERQDPRERDDDDDDGDGDWFGED; this comes from the exons atgacggtgacgcctactgactttgcggcgatcaccGGCTTGAGGGTTGGgggtgaccctatcccgtttgactcgggcattcaagAGGACGAGGCAGCCTtggaatg caaggtccacctatcgtacttgcatGCACTGATAGATCTGAGGACAGCCTCAcactttgactggggaggagctacACTTGGCGCAGCTTATGGCTTCATGGGGAACTCGTCGAGGAcagagatgagcactgctgggtactggcggatttgggag ctctgggcctatgag gtagagtgggatccttggaag tcggcctttggttggcagtggtacttgggtgaccgagtgacacgccaatcacttggctatgcagggttccaggtccccagaccgcttccaccacgggcctcacacacaggggaatACACGTTGGCCGAGTTAGAGATCTTTACACGGCCcgacaccgacttgacacgctacctgcgtcctGGCATGGACTGTGcggtttaccagagagagcgcttggcggggccgctgagagtgcgagagttcaggaaggtccggagtcaggctcgtggagctgctgaggagaggagagccattATTGTGAGGCAGAGTAGTGGTGAGAGTCGCGTGAgacggggtccgagtggactagtgagaggtgggccaccagagttgacgtGGCAGATAGCAGTGGtggactctcagggcaatccagctgagctacacctagcccctgccagagttgagcaaGCGCCCGTTActgtgccg GTACCCAATGAGTGGGTGAACGAGGCtgttcggcgtatgcttgcactggagaacgtgataaggcgagCGGCAAGTGgcttgcctttggacttgcgctacccaccaccggcGGCTCAGAGACCTCAG gcacagggacgggcggctcctaggaggaaaagcgccAGAGAACCTCCACAAAAAAAGCTAGCAACTAGGACTTCTGctcctccacccactactagaccacagatgCGAGGCGTACAGCCAACTGCTGCGAGTGAGAAGGcagcccgagaggccgtggcgcgcgctgAGGAGAG acaggatcccaGAGAGAgggacgacgacgatgacgacggGGATGGCGATTGGTTCGGAGAAGACTGA